One genomic segment of Novosphingobium sp. RL4 includes these proteins:
- a CDS encoding TonB-dependent receptor, with translation MVRFRFGLMASAALFAWPGASAYAQSGSTGATTSTQSTPEEPGEENEIVVSGQKPRGSVIGDIAPEVTFDAGDVRALGVSSVTELLEELAPQTESAGGGSPVVLLEGRRIASFREVGTIPTEAIQRVEILPEEVALKYGYAATQKVVNIVLRQRFRAYTLEGGAKLGTQGDGLSVNPKADFLAIRRGERLNLDVNYSQANSITEAQRGLATSGGDGRNRTLRPETQAFTLTGTWAKPLSHVWLATVNGELTTTDSRALRGSALSSVTIPGGTPYASGAEDETFLPTVDGLSPLTNTNSKQTGHLGLTLNGTTQKWQWTVTGNYDRTDTRSIQQRPLNLADYAAAVAAGDPLADPSLSIASEFLDFQAPNQTRNSTDSVDLNFVATTTPLQMPAGGITTTFKLGGTFDRSDSTVTRLGIDRDTGVDRDQGEASVNIDIPLSSRGVPLFPGAGRMSINANAAVRQIGDFGTLRTLGGGFNWSPTNRFSLIAAYRDDQSAPSAAQLGDAVISTANFDLFDYTTGQSVRVTALTGGNPDLEGSRLRNLRLGGTFRLNDPNITLNLDYNRTWQRNQVVALPGATPGVVAAFPERFTRDADGNLVSMDLRPINIASEDKSQLRMGITFTKTLKTPQSQIDAMRESFQRRFPNGFPGRDGMGRDGAGREGGEGGPPPQGEGENAAAQQGGAATGTDAGTRGPGSTGGGSGGSGEGGGGGEGGGRPGGGFGGPGGGGGPRGFGGPGGGRGGRMTFSLYHTWVFSDRVVLRDGQPEIDLLNGGTIGASSGGTPRHKLELQTGYSQSGLGMRLTGSWQSGTTVDGVDGYAATKLRFDDFAKFDLRLFADLGQQPKLVDKIPFLRGARVTFSVSNLLDSRQKVRDGNGDTPYAYSPYYLDPVGRAFQLTFRKLFFTAPPGGQRPSGGFRP, from the coding sequence GTGGTGCGATTTCGTTTCGGCCTGATGGCGTCGGCTGCCCTGTTCGCGTGGCCCGGTGCTTCCGCTTATGCCCAGTCAGGCTCCACCGGGGCCACCACGTCCACGCAATCCACGCCCGAGGAACCCGGCGAGGAGAACGAGATCGTCGTCTCGGGCCAGAAGCCGCGCGGCTCGGTAATCGGCGACATCGCCCCCGAAGTGACCTTCGATGCCGGCGACGTGCGCGCCCTTGGCGTTTCCAGCGTCACCGAACTGCTTGAGGAACTCGCCCCGCAAACCGAAAGCGCGGGCGGCGGTTCGCCCGTCGTCCTGCTCGAAGGACGCCGCATCGCCAGCTTCCGTGAAGTCGGCACGATCCCCACCGAAGCGATCCAGCGGGTCGAGATCCTGCCCGAGGAAGTCGCCCTCAAGTATGGCTATGCCGCCACGCAAAAGGTCGTCAACATCGTGCTGCGCCAGCGGTTCCGCGCCTATACCCTCGAAGGCGGCGCCAAGCTCGGCACCCAGGGGGACGGGCTGAGCGTCAATCCCAAGGCGGACTTCCTCGCGATCCGCCGGGGCGAGCGGCTCAACCTCGACGTGAACTACTCGCAGGCCAATTCCATCACCGAGGCCCAGCGCGGCCTTGCCACCAGCGGCGGCGACGGCCGCAATCGCACGCTGCGCCCGGAAACGCAGGCCTTCACGCTCACCGGCACCTGGGCCAAGCCGCTCTCCCACGTCTGGCTGGCCACGGTGAACGGCGAGCTGACCACGACCGACAGCCGCGCCCTGCGCGGCAGCGCCCTGTCCTCGGTGACGATCCCGGGCGGCACGCCTTACGCCAGCGGGGCCGAGGACGAGACGTTCCTGCCCACCGTGGACGGCCTCTCGCCGCTGACCAACACCAACAGCAAGCAGACCGGCCACCTCGGGCTGACGCTCAACGGCACCACGCAGAAGTGGCAGTGGACGGTCACCGGCAATTACGACCGCACCGACACCCGTTCGATCCAGCAGCGCCCGCTCAACCTGGCCGACTATGCCGCCGCCGTGGCCGCCGGCGATCCGCTCGCCGATCCCTCCCTGTCGATCGCGAGCGAATTCCTCGATTTCCAGGCTCCCAACCAGACCCGCAACAGTACCGACAGCGTCGACCTGAACTTCGTGGCAACGACCACGCCGCTGCAGATGCCCGCCGGCGGGATCACCACGACCTTCAAGCTCGGCGGCACTTTCGACCGGTCCGACAGCACCGTGACCCGGCTCGGCATCGACCGCGACACCGGCGTCGACCGCGATCAGGGCGAGGCGTCGGTCAATATCGACATCCCGCTCAGCAGCCGGGGCGTGCCGCTGTTCCCCGGCGCCGGGCGCATGTCGATCAACGCCAACGCGGCGGTGCGCCAGATCGGCGACTTCGGCACCCTGCGCACGCTGGGGGGCGGCTTCAACTGGAGCCCGACCAACCGCTTCAGCCTGATCGCCGCCTACCGCGACGACCAGAGCGCGCCCAGCGCCGCACAGCTGGGCGACGCGGTGATCTCCACCGCCAACTTCGACCTGTTCGACTATACGACCGGCCAGTCGGTCCGCGTCACCGCGCTGACCGGCGGCAACCCCGACCTCGAAGGCTCGCGCCTGCGCAACTTGCGGCTTGGCGGCACGTTCCGGCTGAACGACCCGAACATCACCCTCAACCTCGATTACAACCGCACCTGGCAGCGTAACCAGGTCGTCGCCCTGCCCGGCGCGACGCCCGGCGTGGTCGCGGCCTTCCCCGAGCGCTTCACCCGCGATGCCGATGGCAATCTCGTCTCGATGGACCTGCGCCCGATCAACATCGCCAGCGAGGACAAGTCGCAGCTGCGCATGGGGATCACTTTCACCAAGACGCTCAAGACCCCGCAATCCCAGATCGACGCCATGCGCGAGAGCTTCCAACGCCGCTTCCCGAACGGGTTCCCCGGCAGGGACGGAATGGGCAGGGACGGGGCTGGCCGGGAAGGCGGCGAAGGCGGCCCGCCGCCGCAGGGCGAAGGCGAGAACGCCGCGGCCCAGCAGGGCGGCGCCGCCACCGGCACTGATGCCGGCACGCGCGGACCTGGCAGCACCGGGGGCGGCAGCGGCGGCAGCGGCGAGGGCGGCGGCGGCGGTGAAGGCGGCGGTCGCCCCGGCGGCGGCTTCGGCGGTCCGGGCGGAGGCGGCGGTCCGCGCGGCTTCGGCGGGCCCGGCGGCGGGCGCGGCGGACGCATGACGTTCTCGCTCTACCACACCTGGGTCTTCTCCGACCGCGTCGTGCTGCGCGATGGGCAGCCGGAGATCGATCTCCTCAACGGCGGCACCATCGGCGCCAGCAGCGGCGGCACGCCCCGCCACAAGCTGGAACTCCAGACCGGCTATTCGCAGAGCGGCCTCGGAATGCGCCTGACCGGAAGCTGGCAAAGCGGCACCACGGTGGACGGCGTGGACGGCTATGCGGCGACCAAGCTGCGCTTCGACGATTTCGCCAAGTTCGACTTGCGGCTCTTCGCCGATCTCGGCCAGCAACCCAAGCTGGTGGACAAGATCCCGTTCCTGCGCGGCGCGCGCGTGACGTTCTCGGTCTCCAACCTGCTCGACTCCCGCCAGAAGGTGCGCGACGGCAACGGCGACACGCCCTACGCCTATTCGCCCTATTACCTCGACCCGGTGGGCCGGGCGTTCCAGCTCACGTTCCGCAAGCTGTTCTTCACCGCGCCTCCGGGCGGCCAACGGCCTTCGGGCGGCTTCCGCCCCTGA
- a CDS encoding TonB-dependent receptor, with translation MRGIMSSKPSSSAARRTFLALSCIAPVFSVAPAHAQQSDGQRVLGGVTVSDSAIDEQPGRKLESPKRTRPVLDTPQTITVLSSEVIEQQNLLTLRDVLSTVPGITFGAGEAGTGPGDNITFRGYSAANDITIDGVRDSAQVTRTDPFNLEQIEVTNGANSVVSGAGSTGGNINIVSKRPKADDAYVATAGVGTDNYYRATVDLNKRVNDLVAFRLNGMWHRNDVPGRDVEDYKRWGVAPSVTIGIDSPTSLTLQYFHQEDDNVPQYGVPYYSGTVPGVHRSDYFGYRNVDKQRINIDQMTAIFDHAFSDTVSIRNLARWQDSRQLTVVNPPQGTYCLTTGVTPTGGSCGTVPAGYYQPSGPRGTTRDIRNQLLFDQFDIKAVFNTGAIEHTIDLGGSATWEKYDLNNGNSLRNADGTSVTLPLINIDNPNDVVTGPTGFTYGSNLYTGPVNFIRTGHTLGEQTNVAAYLFDTMKLGKLELSAGARIERNVGTTRADTIAASTTSTVTQGQVTPGTETRSADTLFSYRVGLNYKPVEAVSLYAAYGNSRTPSKNSVNGSCTTAGENGATTSTCNVNPESAQNYEIGAKAELFDGGLLLTAAAFRNERDKYAVISGDPAVPNQQLDGKSRVDGIALGASGKITPDWSITTNYTYLKSKLLQSVSDYCLANPGAVTGTRTCTNTPTNPNPGAGQYLTQTPKHSASLFTTYRLPFGLTLGYGFTYQGKFLLSAAVPATATAAAVKAISSDDYLIHQGFLSYDFSPNLSAQLNVKNIGNKLYYQRIRNNGWATPGDARSAVLTLTAKM, from the coding sequence TTCAGCGTTGCCCCCGCCCATGCCCAGCAGTCCGACGGCCAGCGCGTGCTCGGCGGCGTCACCGTCAGCGATTCCGCGATTGACGAGCAGCCCGGCCGCAAGCTCGAATCCCCCAAGCGCACCCGCCCCGTGCTCGATACGCCGCAGACCATCACCGTGCTTTCCAGCGAAGTGATCGAGCAGCAGAACCTGCTGACCCTGCGCGACGTGCTCTCCACCGTCCCCGGCATCACTTTCGGCGCGGGCGAAGCGGGCACCGGCCCCGGCGACAACATCACCTTCCGCGGCTACAGCGCCGCGAACGACATCACCATCGACGGCGTGCGCGACAGCGCGCAAGTGACGCGCACCGATCCGTTCAACCTTGAGCAGATCGAAGTCACCAACGGCGCGAACTCGGTGGTTTCCGGCGCCGGTTCGACCGGCGGCAACATCAACATCGTCAGCAAGCGCCCCAAGGCCGATGATGCCTATGTCGCCACGGCCGGCGTCGGCACCGACAATTATTACCGCGCCACCGTTGATCTCAACAAGCGCGTGAACGACCTCGTCGCCTTCCGCCTCAACGGCATGTGGCACCGCAACGACGTGCCCGGCCGCGACGTGGAAGACTACAAGCGCTGGGGCGTGGCGCCCTCCGTCACCATCGGCATCGACAGCCCGACCAGCCTGACGCTCCAGTACTTCCACCAGGAGGACGACAACGTCCCGCAGTACGGCGTGCCCTATTACAGCGGCACCGTGCCCGGCGTTCACCGCAGCGACTACTTCGGCTATCGCAACGTCGACAAGCAACGCATCAACATCGACCAGATGACCGCGATCTTCGATCATGCGTTCAGCGACACGGTCTCGATCCGCAATCTCGCCCGCTGGCAGGATTCGCGCCAGCTTACCGTGGTCAATCCGCCGCAGGGGACCTACTGCCTGACCACCGGCGTGACGCCAACCGGCGGCAGCTGCGGCACTGTGCCGGCCGGTTACTATCAGCCTTCAGGCCCCCGCGGCACCACGCGCGACATCCGCAACCAGCTGCTGTTCGACCAGTTCGACATCAAGGCCGTGTTCAACACCGGCGCGATCGAGCACACCATCGATCTGGGCGGCTCGGCCACCTGGGAAAAGTATGACCTGAACAACGGCAACTCGCTGCGCAATGCCGATGGCACTTCGGTCACGCTTCCGCTCATCAACATCGACAACCCGAACGATGTCGTGACCGGTCCGACCGGGTTCACGTACGGCAGCAACCTCTACACCGGCCCGGTCAACTTCATCCGCACCGGCCACACGCTGGGCGAGCAGACCAACGTGGCCGCCTACCTGTTCGACACGATGAAGCTGGGCAAGCTGGAACTCAGCGCCGGCGCCCGTATCGAGCGCAACGTCGGCACGACCCGCGCCGACACCATCGCCGCCTCCACCACGTCCACCGTGACGCAGGGCCAGGTCACGCCGGGCACCGAGACGCGCAGTGCCGACACGCTGTTCTCCTACCGCGTCGGCCTGAACTACAAGCCGGTCGAGGCGGTCAGCCTCTATGCGGCCTATGGCAATTCGCGCACGCCCTCCAAGAATTCGGTCAACGGTTCCTGCACCACGGCGGGCGAGAACGGCGCCACCACCTCGACCTGCAACGTGAACCCGGAAAGCGCCCAGAACTACGAGATCGGCGCCAAGGCCGAACTGTTCGACGGCGGCCTGCTGCTGACGGCGGCGGCATTCCGCAACGAGCGCGACAAGTACGCCGTGATCTCGGGCGATCCCGCCGTTCCCAACCAGCAGCTCGACGGCAAGTCGCGGGTGGACGGCATCGCGCTGGGGGCCAGCGGCAAGATCACGCCCGACTGGTCGATCACGACCAATTACACCTACCTCAAGAGCAAGCTGCTCCAGTCGGTGTCGGACTACTGCCTTGCCAACCCCGGCGCCGTCACCGGCACGCGCACCTGCACCAACACTCCCACCAACCCCAATCCGGGTGCCGGCCAGTACCTGACCCAGACCCCGAAGCATTCGGCCAGCCTGTTCACGACCTACCGCCTGCCGTTCGGCCTGACGCTGGGCTACGGCTTCACCTATCAGGGCAAGTTCCTGCTTTCCGCCGCCGTTCCCGCCACCGCGACAGCAGCCGCCGTCAAGGCGATCTCCTCGGACGACTACCTGATCCACCAGGGCTTCCTGTCCTATGACTTCAGCCCCAACCTCTCGGCGCAGCTCAACGTCAAGAACATCGGCAACAAGCTCTACTACCAGCGCATCCGCAACAACGGCTGGGCCACACCGGGCGATGCCCGCTCGGCGGTCCTGACCCTCACCGCGAAGATGTAA
- a CDS encoding alpha-hydroxy acid oxidase, with product MSDAPLPALTQIPPDLRSLADYERRAPAHLSAEAWHHIEEGSGTGQTLRANREAFSRRALLPRAMADLRGGGTAIDLFGRNHAAPLMMAPVAYQRLAHPDGELAVVRAATALDTGTIVSTLSSVPLEEIAEAARSFARELGRQAAPLWFQLYLQPDREHSLALVRRAEAAGYEAIVLTIDAAIKLSGMTLPPGVSAANLAGMPLPRQTATLGGRILFGTPLADTAPRWEDLAWLREATSLPVLVKGMVLGEDAARAVDMGADGLIVSNHGGRVLDGLPSVLDVIEDVAGATGGRVPLLADGGFRSGTDMVKALALGARAVLLGRPQLHALAVAGMPGVAHAIHLLRTELEAAMAQLGCATVAEVTRERVTGTR from the coding sequence GTGAGCGACGCGCCGCTTCCCGCGCTGACGCAGATCCCGCCCGACCTGCGCAGCCTTGCCGATTACGAACGCCGCGCCCCCGCCCATCTTTCCGCCGAGGCGTGGCATCATATCGAGGAAGGTTCGGGCACCGGACAGACCCTGCGCGCCAACCGCGAGGCCTTCTCGCGCCGGGCCCTGCTTCCGCGCGCCATGGCCGACCTGCGCGGCGGCGGCACCGCCATCGACCTGTTCGGCCGCAACCACGCAGCGCCGCTGATGATGGCCCCGGTGGCCTACCAGCGCCTTGCCCATCCCGACGGCGAACTCGCGGTGGTGCGCGCCGCCACCGCGCTAGATACCGGCACGATCGTCAGCACCCTGTCCAGCGTGCCGCTGGAGGAGATCGCCGAAGCCGCCCGCTCCTTTGCCCGCGAACTGGGCCGGCAAGCCGCGCCGCTCTGGTTCCAGCTCTATCTCCAGCCGGACCGCGAACACAGCCTCGCCCTCGTCCGCCGCGCCGAGGCGGCGGGATACGAGGCGATCGTGCTCACCATCGATGCCGCCATCAAGCTTTCGGGGATGACCCTGCCGCCCGGCGTCTCGGCGGCGAACCTCGCAGGGATGCCGCTGCCACGGCAGACCGCAACGCTGGGCGGGCGCATCCTGTTCGGCACCCCGCTCGCCGATACCGCGCCGCGCTGGGAAGACCTCGCCTGGCTGCGGGAGGCCACCTCGCTTCCCGTGCTGGTCAAGGGCATGGTGCTGGGAGAGGACGCCGCCCGCGCGGTGGACATGGGCGCAGACGGGCTCATCGTCTCCAACCATGGCGGCCGCGTGCTTGACGGGCTGCCCAGCGTGCTCGACGTGATCGAGGATGTGGCAGGGGCAACCGGGGGCCGCGTGCCCCTGCTGGCGGACGGCGGCTTCCGCTCCGGCACCGACATGGTCAAGGCGCTGGCGCTGGGTGCACGCGCGGTGCTGCTCGGCCGCCCGCAGCTTCATGCCCTCGCCGTGGCGGGGATGCCGGGCGTCGCCCATGCGATTCACCTGCTGCGCACCGAACTCGAAGCGGCGATGGCCCAGCTCGGCTGCGCCACAGTGGCCGAAGTGACGCGCGAACGGGTGACCGGCACGCGCTAG
- a CDS encoding LysR family transcriptional regulator encodes MELRHIRYFLAVAEERHFTRAAQRLGIGQPPLSHQIKDLEREVGTPLFHRIPQGAELTEAGRAFEERVRAIPGIVAEAVSAAQRAAAGETGRIRVGFTGSAAFNPLVPQAIRIYRRRFPEVELSLTEHNSNGLVEGLGDGSLDVAFLRPDAVDKTGLRLFHLADEPLIAALASSRMPHGDPIRLEQLALDPFILTPRALGPTLFDATLEACRRAGFDPVIGQSAPQVASVLALVAAELGVALVPHSMRDASFRGVTYHDLEGDMPTATLALAIRSDERAATVSAFVAEARFPSEPDGG; translated from the coding sequence GTGGAACTCCGGCATATTCGCTACTTCCTCGCCGTGGCCGAGGAGCGCCATTTTACCCGCGCCGCGCAGCGCCTGGGCATCGGGCAGCCGCCGCTCAGCCACCAGATCAAGGATCTGGAGCGTGAAGTGGGCACTCCGCTGTTCCACCGCATTCCGCAAGGCGCCGAACTGACCGAGGCCGGGCGGGCCTTCGAGGAGCGGGTTCGCGCGATTCCCGGCATCGTTGCCGAAGCGGTGAGCGCCGCGCAGCGGGCCGCGGCAGGGGAAACGGGGCGGATTCGCGTGGGCTTCACCGGATCGGCGGCGTTCAACCCGCTCGTGCCGCAGGCGATCCGCATCTATCGGCGGCGCTTTCCCGAGGTGGAGCTGAGCCTGACCGAGCACAATTCCAACGGTCTGGTGGAAGGGCTCGGGGACGGTTCGCTGGACGTGGCGTTCCTGCGCCCCGATGCCGTGGACAAGACCGGCCTGCGCCTGTTCCATCTGGCCGACGAACCCCTGATCGCGGCGCTGGCCTCTTCGCGAATGCCGCATGGCGATCCGATCCGGCTGGAGCAGCTTGCGCTCGATCCGTTCATCCTCACGCCGCGCGCGCTTGGTCCCACGCTGTTCGATGCCACGCTGGAGGCCTGCCGAAGGGCCGGGTTCGATCCGGTGATCGGCCAGTCCGCGCCGCAGGTGGCGTCCGTGCTGGCACTGGTGGCGGCGGAACTCGGAGTGGCGCTGGTGCCGCATTCCATGCGCGACGCCTCGTTCAGGGGCGTGACCTATCACGACCTCGAAGGCGACATGCCGACCGCGACGCTGGCGCTGGCGATCCGCAGCGACGAGCGCGCCGCGACGGTCAGCGCCTTCGTGGCGGAAGCCCGCTTTCCCAGCGAGCCGGACGGAGGCTGA
- a CDS encoding Fe2+-dependent dioxygenase, which produces MVIEIPELFSADEVRAFREALEGADWADGRATAGHRAAQVKDNEQLPLGHPLAQQLADRVLARLMQTPLFIAAALPSRVLQPRFSRYDGRGHYGNHVDNAIFPIPGTGEHLRSDISSTLFLSDPDEYDGGELVIEDMFGSHTVKLPAGHLVVYPGSSLHRVEPVTRGTRFVSFFWTQSFVAAPERRRLLLELDGAIQGIAGDHPEHGSIDTLTQVYHNLLRQWSVT; this is translated from the coding sequence ATGGTCATCGAAATTCCCGAACTTTTCTCCGCCGACGAAGTGCGCGCATTCCGAGAGGCGCTGGAAGGCGCCGACTGGGCGGACGGCCGCGCCACCGCCGGTCATCGCGCCGCGCAGGTCAAGGACAACGAGCAGCTTCCGCTGGGCCATCCGCTGGCGCAGCAGCTTGCGGACCGCGTGCTGGCCCGCCTCATGCAGACGCCGCTGTTCATCGCCGCCGCCCTGCCGAGCCGCGTGCTCCAGCCCCGCTTCAGCCGCTACGACGGGCGCGGCCACTACGGCAACCACGTCGACAACGCGATCTTCCCGATCCCCGGCACCGGCGAACACTTGCGCAGCGACATCTCCAGCACCCTGTTCCTCAGCGATCCCGACGAATACGACGGCGGCGAACTGGTGATCGAGGACATGTTCGGCAGCCACACCGTCAAGCTTCCCGCCGGGCATCTGGTGGTCTATCCCGGCAGCAGCCTCCACCGCGTGGAGCCGGTGACACGCGGCACGCGCTTCGTCTCGTTCTTCTGGACCCAGAGCTTCGTCGCCGCGCCCGAACGCCGCCGCCTGCTGCTCGAACTCGACGGCGCGATACAGGGCATCGCGGGCGACCATCCCGAACATGGCTCGATCGACACGCTCACGCAGGTCTACCACAACCTGCTGCGCCAGTGGTCGGTGACGTGA
- a CDS encoding alpha/beta fold hydrolase: MATLAIEETGTQARADWFMTDERQVETRAAPALEPVVFLPGLLCDQSLWSRQIRSLADVAAPMVADLTLDDTIGAMAERTLAAAPRRFSLVSLSMGGYVALEIMRRAPERVSRLALINSSARSDTPERTLQRKAGIASLQRGKFLGVTRKLLGDLVHPDHTEGHVADEMRAMASRVGGEAFIRQQHAIMTRPDSLEGLSRIKVPTMIVVGDGDRITPPDHAREIHERIATSSYHEIGSCGHMAALEHPEQTNFLLRGWLQREAA, encoded by the coding sequence ATGGCGACTCTGGCAATTGAGGAAACCGGCACGCAGGCCCGTGCCGACTGGTTCATGACTGACGAGCGGCAGGTGGAAACCCGCGCCGCGCCTGCGCTGGAACCCGTGGTGTTCCTGCCCGGCCTGCTGTGCGACCAGTCCCTCTGGAGCCGCCAGATCCGCAGCCTTGCCGATGTCGCCGCGCCGATGGTCGCCGACCTCACGCTGGACGACACGATCGGCGCCATGGCCGAACGCACGCTGGCCGCCGCGCCGCGCCGCTTCTCGCTGGTGAGCCTGTCGATGGGCGGCTATGTCGCGCTGGAAATCATGCGCCGCGCGCCGGAACGCGTGAGCCGCCTCGCGCTCATCAACTCCAGCGCCCGCAGCGACACGCCGGAACGCACCCTGCAACGCAAGGCGGGCATCGCCTCGCTCCAGCGCGGCAAGTTCCTTGGCGTCACCCGCAAACTGCTCGGCGATCTGGTCCATCCCGATCACACCGAAGGCCATGTCGCGGACGAGATGCGCGCCATGGCGTCACGCGTCGGCGGCGAGGCGTTCATCCGCCAGCAGCACGCGATCATGACCCGTCCCGATTCGCTCGAGGGCCTGAGCCGGATCAAGGTGCCGACGATGATCGTCGTCGGTGACGGCGACCGCATAACCCCGCCCGATCACGCCCGCGAAATCCACGAGCGGATCGCCACGTCCAGCTATCACGAGATCGGCTCTTGCGGGCACATGGCCGCGCTGGAGCATCCCGAGCAGACCAATTTCCTGCTGCGCGGCTGGCTGCAACGCGAAGCCGCCTGA